One genomic window of Branchiostoma lanceolatum isolate klBraLanc5 chromosome 5, klBraLanc5.hap2, whole genome shotgun sequence includes the following:
- the LOC136434318 gene encoding UDP-glucuronosyltransferase 2C1-like, translated as MRGDPNCLDEKATGVPLPLSYVPFLGTNFTDDMSFIQRLQNVVLSSLFPMKARWDVSSKYDELVRTYVSENETIQSVTSRTDLWLYRTDNVLDFPRPSMPNMVQVGGLNIRAVNPLTEDMEAFVQSAGDDGVIVVSFGSMVKTMSTERRDVLAAAFARLRQKVVWRYVGEKPTGLGNNTKLLAWLPQNDLLAHPKTRAFITHAGSNGLYEALHHGVPMVCLPLFADQPANAARVVARGLGVRLDFSTVTAEQLYQAILHVATNNSILLHSYQETATRLSRLHRDQPQSPMERAVWWIEHVIKHGRLPHLRARAGELPWYQYYLLDVAVFLLTVCSAVLGTVWCSCSFFCRKICCKLGGKLKSQ; from the exons ATGCGTGGCGATCCAAACTGCCTGGACGAAAAAGCTACAGGTGTTCCGCTGCCTCTGTCGTACGTGCCTTTTCTAGGTACCAATTTTACCGATGACATGAGCTTTATACAACGACTTCAGAACGTTGTCTTGTCTTCTCTTTTCCCTATGAAGGCGCGTTGGGACGTGAGTAGCAAGTATGACGAACTAGTACGTACCTACGTCAGCGAGAATGAAACTATTCAGAGTGTGACGTCACGTACGGACCTGTGGCTTTATCGAACCGACAATGTCCTGGATTTCCCTCGTCCCAGCATGCCCAACATGGTTCAGGTTGGGGGACTGAATATCCGTGCGGTCAACCCCCTGACTGAG GACATGGAAGCATTTGTCCAGAGCGCTGGAGACGACGGAGTGATTGTGGTCAGTTTCGGGTCGATGGTCAAGACGATGTCGACGGAGAGGCGAGACGTCTTGGCGGCAGCCTTCGCCCGACTCCGACAGAAGGTGGTGTGGCGGTACGTGGGAGAGAAGCCGACCGGTCTGGGCAACAACACCAAACTACTGGCCTGGCTGCCTCAGAACGACCTGCTGG CCCACCCAAAGACCCGAGCCTTCATAACTCACGCTGGGTCGAACGGACTGTACGAGGCCCTGCACCACGGCGTGCCCATGGTCTGTCTGCCGCTGTTCGCGGATCAGCCCGCCAACGCCGCCCGGGTGGTGGCCAGGGGACTGGGGGTGAGGTTGGACTTCAGCACGGTCACCGCCGAACAGTTGTACCAGGCCATTCTTCATGTTGCCACCAACAACAG tatactgctTCACAGCTACCAGGAGACCGCAACCCGCCTGTCTCGCTTACACCGTGACCAGCCCCAGTCACCCATGGAGCGGGCCGTCTGGTggatagaacacgtcatcaaacatggccgaCTGCCTCATCTCCGCGCACGCGCCGGGGAGCTGCCGTGGTACCAGTACTACCTGCTGGACGTGGCTGTGTTCCTGCTGACCGTCTGTTCAGCTGTCCTGGGTACCGTGTGGTGCAGCTGTTCGTTCTTCTGTAGGAAGATTTGCTGTAAACTTGGCGGCAAGCTGAAGTCTCAGTAG